ACTTTCGGTTCATTCTTTGACGGCAAAGGTCAGCCTTCTCAGGTTTCGGCTGTGTCGCACGGAAGCTCTACCACCCGCTTTAATGGTGTAAATGTGATCAATACCGGAAGGAAGATTTAAAAAGAGTTGGAAAGAATAAAGTAGGTCAGCACCGAAGGTCAGACCGGTCAAAAATTACTATTACCTACTCCCTGTTAACTAAAAAAATTATGAAAATATTATCAAAAGAAGAAGCCAAAAAGATCATCGACAAAGTGATTGGTTTTTCGAAAGCTGATGAAATAAGCGTCACCCTCAGTGGTGGCCGAAGAGGCAATATTCGTTATGCCCGCAATACGGTTTCGACGGCAGGGGAGTCAGAAAATCTGTCTCTTGCAGTCACTTCAGGATTTGGAAAAAAGTCCGGTACAGCCACCATCAATGAGTTGGATGATGCCTCACTTGAAAAAGCTGTAAGAAGAGCCGAGGAGATTGCAAAACTTGCTCCCGAAAACCCTGACTATGTTCCTACCCTTGGTCCACCGGTATATGTGGACAATCAGACATTTGCCCAGGCTACGGCCAATATTACGCCTGAATTGAGAGCAAAAGTTGCTGCCGACAGTATAGGAGTTTGTGCCAAAAACGGACTCATAGCAGCCGGTTATCTGGAAGATAGCAGCGGATTTGCCGCTATGGGCAACAATAAGGGGCTGTTTGCATATAACAAAGAATCACAAGTTGATTTTTCGGTGACGGTCAGAACAGACGACGGCCTCGGATCAGGATATGCCTTGCAAGACTTCAATGATGTGAGTCTCCTGAAAGCTAAATCGGCCACAGAGGTAGCGGCACAAAAAGCCAGGGCTTCGGTAAAGGCACAGGCTTTGGAGCCGGGGAAATATACGGTGATTCTGGAACCTGCCGCAGGGGTAGATTTACTTCAAAATATGATGCGTAGCATGGACGCTCGCAATGCCGACGAAGGCCGCAGTTTCTTAAGTAAAAAAGGTGGCGGTACCCGATTAGGCGAAAAACTCTTTGACGAAAGGGTAAATATCTACTCTGACCCTCAAAATCCGCTTTTGCCCGGCTCGGCGTTTAGTGGTGATGGTCGCCCGCAGGAAAAGGTTTATTGGGTAGAAAAAGGAATAGTTAAAAATATGACCTATTCGAGGTATTGGGCAGAGAAAAAGGGTGTGAAAGCCATACCGCCGCCAGCAGGTTTTATCATGGAAGGAGGCGACAAATCACTGGCCGAAATGATAAAAGGAACCAAAAAAGGCATATTGGTGACCCGCCTGTGGTATATCAGATTTGTGGATCCTCAGACCCTACTCTATACCGGTCTTACCCGCGACGGAACGTTTTACATCGAAGACGGAAAGATAAAATACCCCGTAAAAAACTTCAGATTCAATGAAAGCCCGGTGATAATGCTCAACAACCTGGAGGAAATGGGCAAACCTGTGCGTGTGAGTGGCAATCTGGTGCCGCCCCTCAAAATCAGAGACTTCACCTTCTCGAGTCTGAGTGATGCGGTGTAGGGAATAATTGTCAGGCTGAGCCTGGAGGAATCATTGTAAAGTTTTACACTTCGACAAGCTCAGTGTGACAAACGATGTCAGGCTGAGCCTGTCGAAGCCACTGGAAAGTTTACAATTGGTAAGCTCAGTGTGACAAACAGTGTCTGGCTGAGCCTGTCGAAGCCACAAAAGAGAGTACGCTTTGACAAGCTCATTGTAACAAATGTGTTCGAAAACCTCCATCCCCGCAGCAGGGATCGGAGCATTGTTTGAGCTCCCACGCCTAAGCGTGGAGCGAGTGCGGAGAGCCCGGTGACCACGCCTTTGCGTGGGCAGCTGCCCAAAATAATATCCCAAATCTCCTGAAACACCACCTAAATTTCTCCTTTCATCAATTTTTCGGAAAAATCTGCATCATTTTTCATAAATTTCCATCTTAAAAAGAAAGAAAAAGCTATTGAAACCTTTCGTTTTTACGCGTATTCAATACCAGTCAGGCGATTGGGACACCGACCAACAGATGCCCTCCAATCTGCTCAATTCGCTGGTGGAATACACGACCATACCCATCGACGAAAAGGAAAGGGTGATTTTTCTGACGGATAAAAACCTGTTTAGAAGCCCTTTTACCTATCTGAGCGGGCATAAGCTGGTGGAGTTTAACGCCCAGGAACGCGAGGCACTGAAAAGGTATGTGGAAAACGGCGGTTTTCTGTTTGTGGATGATTGCAACCACGACATCGACGGGCTTTTTGCCAAGTCTTTTGAGCAGGAAATGGGCCGTATTTTTGGCCAAAATGCCCTGAAAAAAATCCCCAATGACCACGAAATTTATCGTAGTTTCTTCGAGTTTGAAGGTCCGCCTACCACGAGTTTTGAGCTAAATGGCTGGGGCGACGACCTGGTGCACGATTACCTGAAGGCCATCACGGTGGGTGGCAGGATAGGCTTGCTGTACTCCAACAAAGATTACGGTTGTGAGTGGGACTATGATTTCAGAAACAAAAGATGGCTGGCAGAAGACAACACCAAATTTGGTGTCAACATCATAAATTACGCTTTAACACGCTAAAAAATTGGAAACCAAAGAACATTACAAAACGCTAGTGAGCAAGCTGCCGGCTCTTAAGACGGAGATTGGAAAAATAATTGTGGGCCAGCAGGAGGCCGTGGAGGAAATTCTGATTTCGTTTCTTGCCGGTGGGCATTGCTTGCTCGAAGGAGTACCGGGTCTGGCTAAGACACTGATGGTGAAGACCCTGGCGGAGGCCCTCGATATGGATTTTAAACGCATACAGTTTACGCCCGACCTGATGCCGGGGGATATCCTGGGTACTGAAATCCTGGAAGAAGACCATGAAACGGGCAGGAAGTTTTTTAAATTTAACAAGGGACCGATTTTCTCCAATATTGTACTGGCCGACGAGATAAACCGTACTCCGCCCAAAACGCAGGCGGCCCTCCTGGAGGCCATGCAGGAATACAAGGTGACTTATGCCGGCACCAATTACCCCATTGAGCGACCATTTCTGATTATTGCTACGCAAAACCCTATTGAGCAGTCGGGTACCTATCCGTTGCCGGAGGCCCAACTTGACCGGTTTTTGATGTATATTAAACTGGGGTACCCGGCTGAAAATGAAGAGCTTGAAGTTTTGAAACTTACGACCGGAACGGCTTCTGGGTCTGTTGGAAAAGTATTGAGCAGTAAAGATATAATTGACTTACAAACCTTGACCCGTGAAGTTTTTATTGATGAAGAATTACTAAAAACTGTCAATAATTGGGTGAGATCAAGCCGGCCGGAGACCAGCAAGCTCGATTATGTAAAAACCTGGTGCGACTGGGGAGCCGGCCCGCGTGCAGGACAGGCTTTGATACTTTGTGCAAAAGCCCGGGCGGTGATTCATGGCAGGTATGCAGTGATACCGGAGGATCTGGAGAAACTGGCGTATCCGATCATGAGACACAGGTTGACACTGAACTTCAGGGCTGAGGCTGAAAATATCAGTACTGATGATGTGATCAGACAAATAATTACTCAAAAATAAGCCTGTTGCGGGATGTTGCTCAACCAGGAAATCGTAAAAATCAAAAACCTTCAACTTGCCGCCAGACTGGTGAGCGAGCAGGTGGCTTTAGGCATGCATCGCAGCCGAAGAACTGGCGTGGGGGTAGAATTTGAGCAATACCGACATTATGTGGCAGGCGACGACCCCAAGCGTATCGACTGGAAGCTTTTTGCCCGCACCGGAAAACATCAGATAAAAGAATCGACCTCGGAAAGTCAACTTACGGTGACGATGTTATTGGACCTGAGCGGCTCCATGAATTATGCCGAAAGTGAGGTCACGAGGTTACAGATAGCAAAAATATTGTTGGCTTCTTTGGGCTATATGGCTTATATTCAGAATGATAATGTACAGTTGGGCGTAATTCAGAATGGAGAGATAAGCTTGTTGGTACCTGCCGGAAAACAGGCATTCAGAAATGTGCTTTATCAGCTTGAAAATCTGAAAGCAGGAGAGAAGCTGGAATTAGGCAACATAAATAAGGGTGTGCTTGCCACCAAACAAAAGGAATTAATTGTAGTTGTAAGCGACCTTTTTTCTGATGATTTGGATTTTGCGAATGAGATTAAGTCATGGGCTATGCCCGGGAAGGAAATCATAGTTTTGCAGCTTTTGGGACAGAAAGAGCTGGACCCCGACTTCAAAGAAATGCATCGGTTTCGGGATTTGGAAACCGGTAAAGAACTGGAGCTTTCGGCGGGGAATATCAGAGAAAAGTATAAGGTCTCTTTTCAGAATTATCTCTCAGAAATTGAAAAAGTGCTTACAGACAAGCATATCCACTATTCCAGATTCACGTTTGACACGCCTGTTGCCGAAATATTAACCCAAACCCTCAGCAAGATAAAATGGAGTTTTTAAATCCAAATATGCTTTGGGCCGGTGCGGCTGTGGGGATTCCGGTGTTGATTCATCTCTGGAACCGGAAAAAGAGCACAGTGGTACAATGGGCGGCTATGAGGTGGCTCATGGAGCAACAACAAACGGTGGCACGAGGGCTTAATTTTCAGGAATGGTGGTTGCTGGTACTCAGGATTTTGGCTGTGATTTTTCTGACGACTTTTTTGGCCAGACCTTATTTTGATTTTCAAAAAAAAACTAAGAAATCAGAAGTTTTGATTTACCAAAATACCCCGGGTATTAAGGAGGAATTTAGATTTGAAATCAATAATAGAGAGGGAAATTTTTCAGAGGTGATAGCCTTTGATCAAAAATCTGGCTTACAGTATTTTATAAACAAAAACCCATATCTTTTTACAGAGAAAAATGCCACGCTGATTTTAGAGAAAAACAGGACTGAAAGCAGTATTTTTTTACCTGACACGGCCAAAATACTTTTTGGAAATCAGAAGGAAAATAAGAAAAATGGAGTATTGAAAAATGGTGAAAACTATTATTATGTAGAAAATAATACTTTGAAAAAAAGTGAAACCATAAACGGTCTCCAAAATGTACAACTGACTGAAAATAAAAGCATAAAATATAAAATTGTAGGAGAAAAGGGCAAGGTTGAAAACTCCTTAAAGAGTATCTGGAAAGTGTATGGATTGGTTTTCGAAACCGACGAAAAACAACCTGATTTGATTTTTGAAATTTCAAAAAATGAATTGGAAATAACTGACACAAAGACCCAAATGATTGAAACCATAAATGCCGATATGGGAAATCTGAGTTTTGAAGGTGCTTTGCCTGAAAAGCTGCTGGATAAACTGCTGAATATTTGGTCATTAAAACCTGAAAATAATGAAATTTCAGTCAGTCAAATGAAGGCCGGTTTTGAAGTTAATCCCGCTTATTTTCCTAAAAAAAACAAATTTTATGAGGTTTATTGGGCTTTGGCTTTTTTAGTTATAGTGGCAACAGAAAGATATTTTTCGATTAAAAAGAATAAATGAAAGGTTTAAAAAAATTGGGAAAGAATATTTCAAAGCAACTCCCCTCTCCCGGGGAGAGGGGTTGGGGGTGAGGTTATAGACCCCTTGATTTCAAGATTTTTGGAAGTAACATTAAAATAGGTCAATGAATCGACTTAAAAACATAGTAAAACTCACTTCGGTGCAGCTGTTGACAATCAAAATACTGTCAGTAGGATGCTATGTTTTTGCTTTTTATTTTTTGTTCAAATATTTAGAAATTTCTAAATATATTTCACTGATATTCAGATTTTTAATTCTTATTTTTGGTTTTTGGGAATACCGTATATTTAGTTTCCGAAAAGAAGAAGCTATACTGTTTTTGCATAAGAAAAACAAAAGCCTCGAATATTCATTGCCTCTGCTCTATTTGGCTGAAAGCAATGCCGTAGAAAGTCTGCAAATTGAGAGAATTTCCCAACAAAAAGAGCTGCAAATATTTGAGTTTCCTAAGGCTCTGGTCTTGCCCTTGCTTTTCCTGGGTCTGGGTATTGGCCTTAATTTTTTACCCAAAAAAATATCAGGAAATGAAAACAGTTTGACGTCCTTTTTCAGTGAAAAACCTGAAGTTAAAACGGAAAACAAAGCACCGGAATTTCTCGGAGCAAAAGTTAAACTGAGCCCACCTCCTTATACCGGCCTGAAGACTAAATATAGTTATGACCTTAATTTTGAAGCCATTACGGGTACTAATATTATGTGGGAAATGAGATTTAGTCATTCTGAAAATCTGAATGTTTTCCTCGAAAATGCATATGGTTTAAGGCTTTCATTTGAAAAAAAAAGGGGGAGTTTTATCCATACCGACAAACTAATTGCTTCAGGATTTTACAACTTAAAAGCCCTCTGGCGTGACAGCCTGGTTTATCAGTCGCCACTTTATCGCCTGGAGGCTTTACCTGATGCCCCTCCTCAAATTGAACCCGCTTCAAAAGAACTATATTCTGTATATGCTCCAAAATCGGGCTCAAATATCAGTATTTCGGCCAAAATCTCTGATGATTTTAAGGTCAGCAATGCTTTTCTTGTGGCTACAGTGGCACGGGGAAGTGGCGAAAACGTGAAGTTTAGAGAGGTAAAATGGCCGGTTGGAGGCAAGAATTTTAAATCTGAGCAGATTACCAAAAACATAGACCTCAAAGGATTGAATTTTAGTCCGGGTGATGAACTTTACTATTATTGGGCTGCTTTTGACAACCGGCTGCCTGAGCCAAATTTTACTAAATCTGACACCTATTTTCTGGTCTATCGCGACACCACCAATCAGGATGAAACCGAGCCGGCCACCATGGCCATGAATATTCTTCCCGAATATTTCAGAAGTCAGCGGCAGATAATTATTGACACCGAGAAACTCATAAAAAAACGAAAAAAGATTGCAGCTCAGGTTTTTAAAAGTGAGTCAAATGAAATCGGATATGATCAGAAAGTGCTCAGGCTGAGATATGGTCAATATCTTGGAGAGGAATTTGAAGACAACATTGGCCATGTGGCCCCAGGTGGTGAAAGCGGGAACATTCTCGAAGGATTTGTGCACGCTCATGATTCTGAGGAGCAGGAAGATAACCATGTGGAAGCTGAGCACCACCACGAACATGAGCACGCAGGTCAGGAAACTCAGAATGATGACCCGCTGGCCGCCTTGATGGAGCAGTTTGTGCATTCTCATGACGACGCCGAAACCAATACTTTTTATGAACAAAGTACCCGCAGCCTGCTCAAAATGGCACTTGAACAAATGTGGCAGTCAGAGCTACATTTGAGGCTTTATGAGCCGGAAAAAGCTCTTCCATTTGAAAATAAAGCACTTGAATATCTCAAAGAGGCCCAGCAAAAAGCCCGGACTTATGTGAAAAAATCGGGATTTGACCCACCACCTATTAAAGAAAAAGAGAAAAGACTGACCGGAGAACTGACCAAATACAATGCCCGGCAGCGATTTATGAAGGCGTTTTCGGCGGCAGAAATCCAGATTTTAGCTGCTGAAACCATTGATATCCTTGAAAAAAGCAAACCCACAGACAGGGATAAGGTAGAATTAGCCCGCCTAGCTCAGGCATTTATTCAGGCCAAAAGTCTTGATAAAAAGTGGGTTTCGGTGCTTCAAAAATTAATTAATGGACAAAATGCAGGTGAAGAAGAATTGAAACACTTACAAAATGCACTTCTCAATTTATCGGGAAGGCAATCGGCAGAAATCAGGAATAATTTTGAAAACAAGAACAAGGCTCTAAGAAATGCGTACAGGTCTTTGTTGCAATAAATAAATGGATAAAACAGAAATAGTAATATTGAGTTTGGGGTTATTGATGGTAATTGCCATCATGGTTTTTCAGCTATGGAAAAGCCGGCCTGTGAAGCCCCGGAAATGGGTGCTCAATATCCTTTTTTTGTTATCGCTTGTGATTTTGGTTTTCCCAATAAAATGGAAAGCCGATCAAAATCAAAGAAAAATCTTAATTCATGACAAGAGCTTGAGTCAGGATTTCCTGAATCATCTGAAAGACAGCTTAAAAGTGGATAATTTGCTTTCTATCAATTCTATACAAAAGAATAAGGTTTCAGATTTATTAAAGAATTATGATGAAATCATATTAAGCGGGACCAATTTTGAACCTGCATTTTTGGCTGCCTTATCGGGAAAAAAAATACTTTATTTTCCTTTTTTTGAAGAAAAAACCATATCGGACTTACATTGGAAAGGAAATTTGAATCAATTCGAAAATCAGGAAATTACAGGCAAGATTTATTCTAAAAGTTCCGGAATTTTAACTGTAAAATACGGAGATACAATTTTGGACTCGGTGAAAATTTCTAAAGAAAATCAAGGTTTCTCTCTTAATTTTCCAGCCTTTGGTATTGGTAGAAATAAAGTTGAATTATTTTTTGAAGGAAAACCTGTGGCGGAGGTTAATTTTTTCACAAAAAAACTTCCTGAACTCTCCTTAAAAATGCTTGCAGAAAATCCGGATTTTGAGATGAAGACTCTGGCCGATTGGCTGGGAAAACAAGGCCACAAAGTGGAGCTGGTTTCTAAAGTGTCAAAAAGTGATTTCAGTGTTTTGGAAATCAATAAAAAATCCTCACAAAAAGCTGATATTATGATAGTTTCTCCTGAAAACCTTCAAAATAGAGAATTGAAAAGTACCGGAGTTTTAGTAATGAATCTCGAAAATCCGACGGTTGAAATCAATAAAATTAATAACGTTTTTGCAGAAAAGTTCAGAATCAAAAGGGTCAGTAATGAGTCTGAAATCTCGTTAAAAAACGGTGCTTTTCACCACCCTTTCGTTTTTGAAAAATCAAATTTTTACCTACAGGAAAAAGAAGGAATTTTGGCGGTAAGTCCCGAAAAACTGGCGGTGTCATTATATTCTGAAACTTACCCGTTGATGCTTTCCGGCGATTCCCTGGAATATGGGAAAATATGGGCATCTGCAATCAATGTCATCATTCCTGACCAAAAGAATAATCTAATCATTGAGGCTCCCGTTTTACAAAAGCAGTTCCAGGTAATAGTAATTAATAAGCCTGAAAAATTGATTAAAACCAATATTCTAGCGGGAGATTCAATTAGTTTACAGGCAAATGGACAAAGTGATTTTTCGGGGAAAATGTTATTGAAAAAACCGGGGTGGCAGACTTTAAATGACAGCATAGAAATATTTGTTGAGAAGGCCGAATTGCCTTATCAAAAAGCAAATATTATTTCTAAAATACTGAAATATAATAATTTAAATTCCTTTAACAACGTTGAGGCTGAAGGCTATGAGGAGATAAGTGAAGTTTGGAAGTGGATTTTGGTAATTCTTTTGTTTACATTATTATGGGTTGAGCCGAAATTTTGAAATCATTGTTTTAGATGTATTAATTCCTTTTATTTGAAAAGTAAAACCTTCATCATGCTAAAAAAAGCTATTTTCGTTTTTCTTACTTTCACCTATTTCACAGGGATGGCCCAAACCGACAGCCTTTTTAATATCAAAATTGCAGAAAAACTGGCCGAAATGCCTCTTCACTGTATCTCACAGGAATTTCCAAACAAAACCGGCCATAGCTCCGATGGACCCGATGACCACAAATTGTTGCCCTCAGAGTTTCACCCAAGTTTTTATGGTTGTCTGGATTGGCATTCGAGTGTTCATGGGCATTGGATGTTGGTAAAATTGCTCAAGCTTTATCCCGAAATTTCTCAAAGAAAAGAGATTATAAAAGTTTTAGACCATAGTTTTCAGCCGGAAAAAATCAAAACTGAGTCAGAATACTTTACAAAATATAAGACAACAAAGACGTTTGAGCGAACTTATGGCTGGGCATGGTTGCTTAAACTCGACCAGGAACTTCTGACCTGGAATGATCCAATGGCCAAAAAATGGCACCAAACCTTGCAGCCTCTTACCAAAGAAATTGTGAGAATTTGGGATGATTTTTTACCCAAACAGACTTACCCCAATCGCACAGGGGTACACCCCAATACGGCTTTTGGGCTGTGTTTTGCTCTCGATTGGGCCAGAGCCACAAAAAACACTGACTTTGAAATCTCTGTGATAGATAAAGCCAACCGATTTTATTTTGAGCAAAAAGCTGCCCCTGCATATTTGGAGCCTGATGGTTCAGATTTCCTTTCTCCCAATCTCGAAATTGCAGACCTTATGAGGAGAATTTTGGGGCCGAAAGAATTTGAAGTTTGGTTTAAGGCCTTTTTGGAACCCAAATCTATACAAAATGTGCTGAATCAGCCAGTAGTGAGCGACCGTACCGACTTTCAGATTGTACATCTTGATGGATTGAGCCTTAGCCGTGCCTGGTGTTTTAAAGGAATAGGTGCCAGTCTTCCAAAGACCAACCCTTTGAAGGCTAAGTTTGAGAAGGCCTCTTTTGATTTTCTAAAAAATACGCTACCTAATGTAACCAGCGGGAATTATGGAGGAGACCACTGGCTGGCTTCTTTTGCAGTATATGCGATTTTTGATTAATCCAAAAATTCCATCACATAATTCCTTGCAGTTTTGATGGCAGCGGTGATATCTTCGTTTAAGTTTTTATGGTTGTTAAGTTCATTCCACCAGTTTTTTGAAACTACTGTAAGCCTTACCACTTTCGAGAGATTCTTGGGCTAGAGCTAATCCATTGTCAATATTCACACCTTTTCCTATTGATAAAGCCACTGCGGCATTGGCCAACACGGCCTGAGTTTGAGCTTTAGTCCCCTTGTTTTGCAAAATATCGAGCATAATTTTGGCTGAATCTTCCAACCCGGCTCCACCATGAAGCTGTTCCTGTAAAACCGGTTCAAAGCCCAGATCAATTGCCTCAAAAGTTTTTGCATCTTCCCCCATAGCCAGCAAAAAGGGCGAAGTAAGAGAGATTTCATCATAAATATCTAAGGAATGTACCACACCAAAACTAGCACCTGATTTTAGAAACAGATTTTTATATAAATCAAAAGTAGTCATATCTGATACCCCGGTAAACTGCTTTTTGACCATCGCAGGGTTAAGTATAGGCCCGAGAATATTAAAGAATGTCCTGATCCCCAATTCTTTTCTGATTGGAGCTACATATTTCATAGCCGGGTGAAAAAGCGGTGCATGCAGGTAGCAAATTCCTGCCGTTTCCATTTTTTTTCTCAGAAAATCGGCATCATTTGTAAACTTTACTCCCAAATATTCCAAAACCGTACTACTCCCCACGGCCGAACTTACCCCATGATTTCCATGCTTGGCCACTGCTTGTCCGGCACCGGCTACTACAAAAGCTGAAGTGGTTGAAATATTGAAAGTATCTTTACCGTCACCACCTGTACCACACACATCCATAGCCTCAAAGTCTTCAAGATCAATAGCTTTAGCCAACTTGAGCATTCCTTCTCTGAAGCCCATTAGTTCATCGACGGTGATACCTCTTTGTTGGATTCCCATCAAAAAAGCGGCTATTTGTGAAGGGTTAACTTCTCCGTTTCCAATATTTATGATTATCGCTTCTGCCTCTGTGGAGTCAAATTTTTCACCGGCAATAAGTCTGTTAAGTATTTTGTTCATTTTCAAGATTTCGATTTTTGTAAACCGAATACGCCTTTTATTATTAATTTCCCAAAAATAATGTATTAGTACAATTTCATGAACAAAACTTGGTAGTAATATTGTGGTTATTTTATGTTTAAACGAAAAAAAGAGTGCCTCCACGACACCCTTCCTTCTAGTTTATTTTGACAAATTTAGCGAAACTACATCTTTAAGTGTAAAACCTCTCAGACCGTGTAAATTGTCTTTTTTGTGATTTCATTGAATAGAAATTCAATTTCTGTGCCATAATTTTCTAAATTTGAAATCTTATGGAAAAAATCTGGCAATATAAACCCACCCCCACCTCCGAAACAGAAACCACGCAGGTGCTAAATCTTCAGAAAGACCTGGGAATTTCTGAGTCTATGGCTGTTATGCTTTGGCAGAGAGGTATTTCTGATTTTAATGAAGCAAAACATTTTTTTCGGCCCGATATCGCAGACCTGCATGATCCTTTTTTAATGAAAGACATGGAATTGGCTGTAAATCGACTCATTAAGGCTACTGAAAACAATGAAAAAATCATGATTTTCGGTGACTACGATGTGGATGGCACCACGGCAGTTGCTCTTTTTTATGGTTTTCTTTCAAAATACTATCCCAATCTGGAAACTTACAATCCCGACCGCTACCTGGAAGGTTACGGTGTTTCGATTCAGGGAATTGATAAGGCTGCGGAATTGGGCTGTACCTTGATGATTAGTCTCGACTGTGGCATCAAATCTATTGACAAAGTAAAATATGCCACAGAAAAACATGGGATTGACTTCATCGTCTGTGACCATCACGAGCCTGGCGATGAGCTTCCTGAGGCTGTAGCCGTACTAGACCCCAAACGTACCGATTGTCATTACCCGTTTAAAGAGCTTACCGGAAATGGGGTAGGTTTTAAACTACTGACTGCTTTTTGCATAAAAAAAGATATACCTCTTTCGGAAATATTTGACTTCCTCGATTTGGCGATGGTCAGTATTGCATCTGATATAGTACCTATCGTGGGCGAAAACCGGATTTTAGCATATTTCGGCTTAAAAAAAATAAATGAAAATCCACGAACAGGCCTGAAAGCACTAAAAGCAGTGGCAGGATTCACAGGTGAGATGACCATAGAAAATGTGGTTTTTGTGTTGGGGCCAAGAATCAATGCTGCCGGTCGAATAAAACATGCCAAAGCTGCGGTAAGTCTTTTGCTTTCTGAAGATTATGAAGAAGCTCTGGCTTTCGCTTACGAAATTCAGGCTCACAATACCGAACGGAAAACTTTGGATAGTCGTATCACTGAAGAGGCTCTTGAAATGATCAGACAGGATCCCTGGCTAATGTATGAGGCCAAAAGTACTGTGCTTTTTAACCAAAACTGGCACAAAGGAGTCATAGGAATTGTGGCTTCACGCTGTATTGAAAATTTTCATCGTCCAACCATAATTTTTACCCAATCAAAAGAAAATTATGCTGCGGGTTCGGCTCGCTCCGTTCCCGGATTTGATCTTTATGGTGCTCTTG
The sequence above is a segment of the Cytophagaceae bacterium genome. Coding sequences within it:
- the recJ gene encoding single-stranded-DNA-specific exonuclease RecJ encodes the protein MEKIWQYKPTPTSETETTQVLNLQKDLGISESMAVMLWQRGISDFNEAKHFFRPDIADLHDPFLMKDMELAVNRLIKATENNEKIMIFGDYDVDGTTAVALFYGFLSKYYPNLETYNPDRYLEGYGVSIQGIDKAAELGCTLMISLDCGIKSIDKVKYATEKHGIDFIVCDHHEPGDELPEAVAVLDPKRTDCHYPFKELTGNGVGFKLLTAFCIKKDIPLSEIFDFLDLAMVSIASDIVPIVGENRILAYFGLKKINENPRTGLKALKAVAGFTGEMTIENVVFVLGPRINAAGRIKHAKAAVSLLLSEDYEEALAFAYEIQAHNTERKTLDSRITEEALEMIRQDPWLMYEAKSTVLFNQNWHKGVIGIVASRCIENFHRPTIIFTQSKENYAAGSARSVPGFDLYGALEKCSHLLEQFGGHMHAAGMTIPIGNLDAFRKYFDQIVNEFITEEQLIPKITIDVKIPLSEISPKFNRIMKQMAPFGPQNMQPVFVSENLQLASDPRIMKEKHLRLEILDAESGSVMTAVGFNMVADYYKKLLSGQSFSMAYSLEENTFRDKTTLQLFARDFKFQ